One window of the Zea mays cultivar B73 chromosome 3, Zm-B73-REFERENCE-NAM-5.0, whole genome shotgun sequence genome contains the following:
- the LOC103650450 gene encoding wall-associated receptor kinase 2, whose protein sequence is MDLPENELQRYIKDNGKPMWTAHNNHNIRYFKEEDIRIITNNYNTFLGKGAFGEVYKGVLDDNSLVAVKKYIHNVKEDFAKEVIVHCQINHRNVVRLIGYCIGENALMMVTEYISRGNLSDILHSSEISISLETRLSIAIGCAEALSYMHSQMYGKVIHGDIKPANILLDDNLTAKISDFGISKLLSTDNTLYTTHVLGSIGYMDPLFARSGRLTSKSDVYSFGVVLLELITRRKAVDGGQISLTENFTQALAKRNKIREFYDVKVADENSLRILDGIGKLAAKCLAMEIEKRPEMKDVAEQLRMFRKTQYQSQEKIFFFGWVRRSKQPPQNMVQIHKNRGNQVLKAEVQTQEVSKVDKDVHNVTVVRDRSSKLYSFGSSQGIELEKLLEASAEVLGKGKYGTTYKTTLHDGSTLIIKRLKTLDVPEAVFKKRIVAIGTIEHELVVPLRQYYYSKDEKLLVYDYFPNGSLASNLHGKDVKPVGWETRSAIALSVARAVAFIHSTNAAASHGNISSSNVLLTSNYEGLVSEHGLKTLVSIPTLLADNNIAQKDDVYSFGVILLEMLTSKSPIVTDEPDLVDWVLSIPHEHWATQAFDKKLLTNKTVVEELVQFLKLAIHCCDKNPTMRPAMAEVVQRIEGIRRFYSWE, encoded by the exons ATGGATCTGCCAGAAAATGAGCTACAAAGATACATAAAGGACAATGGCAAACCAATGTGGACAGCACATAACAATCACAACATAAGGTATTTCAAAGAAGAAGATATAAGAATAATCACTAACAACTATAACACTTTCCTTGGGAAAGGggcatttggagaagtttataaagGGGTTCTTGATGATAACAGTTTAGTTGCTGTAAAGAAGTACATCCATAATGTAAAGGAGGACTTTGCCAAAGAAGTGATTGTCCATTGCCAAATCAATCACCGGAATGTAGTTAGACTCATTGGTTATTGTATAGGTGAAAATGCACTAATGATGGTGACTGAATATATCTCTAGAGGAAACCTCAGTGATATTCTTCACTCCAGTGAAATTTCTATATCTTTGGAAACACGATTGAGTATTGCTATAGGGTGTGCAGAAGCATTAAGCTATATGCATTCGCAAATGTATGGGAAAGTCATCCATGGAGACATTAAGCCTGCCAACATACTTCTCGATGACAACCTCACTGCAAAAATATCAGACTTTGGGATATCAAAGTTACTTTCAACGGATAATACCTTATACACCACACATGTACTGGGGAGCATAGGGTATATGGATCCTTTGTTTGCACGGAGCGGACGCCTCACCTCAAAGAGTGATGTTTATAGTTTTGGAGTTGTTCTCTTGGAACTGATTACAAGAAGAAAGGCTGTCGATGGTGGTCAAATTAGCCTTACTGAAAACTTCACTCAAGCTCTAGCGAAACGGAATAAGATACGGGAATTTTATGATGTAAAAGTTGCAGATGAGAACAGTTTGAGGATTCTTGATGGAATTGGGAAACTAGCAGCAAAATGCTTAGCAATGGAAATAGAGAAACGTCCAGAAATGAAAGATGTTGCAGAACAGCTTCGGATGTTTAGAAAAACTCAATATCAGTCACAAGAAAAAATATTTTTCTTTGGCTGGGTACGGAGAAGCAAACAGCCACCCCAAAATATGGTCCAGATTCACAAAAATCGTGGAAATCAAGTTCTTAAAGCGGAGGTACAAACACAGGAAGTCAGTAAAGTAGATAAAGATGTTCATAATGTCACAGTAGTGAGAGATAGGAGTTCAAAACTTTACAGCTTTGGTTCATCGCAGGGGATAGAATTAGAAAAGCTGTTGGAAGCATCTGCCGAGGTTCTTGGGAAAGGCAAGTATGGAACAACATACAAGACTACACTGCATGATGGTTCCacgttaattataaagagactgaAGACTCTAGACGTGCCAGAGGCAGTGTTCAAGAAACGAATAGTAGCAATAGGAACAATTGAGCATGAGCTTGTAGTCCCACTACGTCAGTACTACTACAGCAAGGATGAGAAGCTACTGGTGTATGATTATTTTCCCAATGGTAGCCTAGCTTCAAATCTTCATG GAAAAGATGTGAAGCCAGTAGGCTGGGAGACTCGGTCTGCCATTGCACTCTCTGTAGCTCGTGCTGTTGCCTTCATCCACTCAACCAATGCTGCAGCTTCCCATGGCAACATCAGCTCCTCCAACGTTCTTCTCACCAGTAACTACGAGGGACTTGTCTCAGAACACGGCCTCAAAACTCTTGTCAGTATCCCAACGTTACTTGCTGACAACAACATTGCACAAAAGGATGATGTGTACAGTTTTGGCGTCATACTGCTTGAGATGCTCACAAGCAAGTCACCAATCGTCACAGACGAGCCAGATTTGGTCGATTGGGTTTTATCAATACCCCATGAGCACTGGGCAACACAAGCATTCGATAAGAAGCTCCTTACAAACAAAACTGTGGTAGAGGAGCTGGTTCAGTTTCTCAAACTTGCAATTCATTGCTGTGACAAGAACCCCACAATGAGACCAGCAATGGCAGAAGTTGTTCAACGGATTGAGGGGATACGACGTTTCTACAGCTGGGAATAG